The Stegostoma tigrinum isolate sSteTig4 chromosome 41, sSteTig4.hap1, whole genome shotgun sequence genome has a window encoding:
- the mrpl17 gene encoding 39S ribosomal protein L17, mitochondrial translates to MRLTAALWISHGKVYRRMGLGPKSRLDMLRNLVTALVRHERIETTLARADEMKPYAEKLVDYAKRGDTDEKAMKIADFWLTEKDLIPKLFKVLAPRFQEYRGAYVRMAQIPTRENLDRARMAVIEYKRNPLPPLPTRRTGANKKTLVNQLLKGYREEAAQRAAVAAGESQASSVAQPGL, encoded by the exons ATGCGCTTGACCGCCGCCCTGTGGATCAGTCATGGGAAGGTTTACCGACGGATGGGGCTCGGCCCCAAGTCCCGGCTCGACATGTTACGGAACCTGGTGACTGCGTTAGTCCGACACGAGAGGATTGAAACCACTCTGGCGCGCGCTGATGAGATGAAACCTTATGCCGAGAAG CTTGTGGACTATGCCAAGCGTGGGGACACAGACGAGAAGGCTATGAAGATAGCCGACTTCTGGCTAACG GAGAAGGATCTCATCCCAAAACTCTTCAAGGTCCTAGCTCCGCGATTCCAGGAATACCGAGGGGCTTACGTGCGGATGGCGCAGATTCCGACTCGGGAGAACCTGGACAGGGCCAGGATGGCTGTCATCGAGTACAAGCGCAACCCCCTGCCGCCACTCCCCACCCGGCGCACAGGAGCCAACAAGAAGACCCTGGTCAACCAGCTGCTGAAGGGCTACAGGGAAGAAGCAGCTCAGAGGGCAGCTGTGGCTGCTGGCGAGTCTCAGGCTTCTAGTGTGGCCCAACCTGGACTGTGA